Proteins encoded by one window of Perca fluviatilis chromosome 13, GENO_Pfluv_1.0, whole genome shotgun sequence:
- the LOC120570739 gene encoding doublesex- and mab-3-related transcription factor B1-like, with amino-acid sequence MSSKEHETLARQPKCTRCRHHGILVPKKGHMKYCPFLKCECWKCHLITQRTRITALQRNPKKELNNPEIKEPRPRVHTGVSVVKPAADGTCSASAPDVSARPSATSGAMCLPSDGAPERAATVWSPLDLRTRAAARGENVTGLDIGKGLPFASSEERPPINAPYFGEFGQTAPLPVLHFPFTMSGHYPSSYAPCPNLLFNMPWLPPVPAGLFNDSLRGPLMFPHFQSHAVHYPPPPEPGPPADCRPVFFTLQPPPELFQEEKMLRQHPQPPVSKHTEQVIDLLD; translated from the exons ATGTCCTCCAAAGAACATGAGACACTTGCGCGACAGCCGAAATGCACCCGGTGCCGACACCATGGGATCCTCGTCCCGAAGAAGGGCCACATGAAGTACTGTCCTTTTCTCAAGTGTGAATGCTGGAAATGCCATCTCATCACACAGCGGACTCGGATCACGGCCCTCCAGCGAAATCCGAAGAAAGAGCTAAATAACCCCGAAATTAAAGAGCCGCGACCCCGCGTCCACACCGGTGTAAGCGTGGTGAAACCAGCTGCCGATGGGACCTGTAGCGCCTCGGCCCCGGACGTAAGCGCTCGTCCGTCGGCCACATCTGGAGCGATGTGTCTTCCATCAGATGGGGCTCCGGAGCGAGCCGCCACGGTGTGGAGCCCTCTCGATCTCAGGACCAGAGCTGCCGCGAGAGGAGAGAATGTGACTGGTTTAGACATCGGAAAGGGGCTGCCCTTTGCTTCCAGTGAAGAGAGGCCACCTATTA ATGCCCCTTACTTCGGTGAATTTGGCCAGACTGCACCTCTGCCTGTTCTTCACTTCCCATTTACGATGTCAGGTCATTACCCCAGCAGCTACGCACCGTGTCCGAACCTCCTGTTCAACATGCCATGGTTGCCACCCGTGCCTGCTGGGCTTTTCAACGACAGCCTCCGTGGACCCCTGATGTTCCCTCACTTTCAGTCGCATGCTGTGCATTACCCGCCTCCACCAGAGCCTGGACCTCCTGCT GATTGCAGGCCGGTCTTCTTCACCCTTCAGCCACCCCCAGAACTCTTCCAGGAGGAGAAGATGTTAAGGCAGCACCCACAGCCTCCTGTGTCCAAGCACACTGAGCAAGTCATAGATTTGCTGGATTAA